One Alkaliphilus sp. B6464 genomic window carries:
- a CDS encoding amino acid ABC transporter substrate-binding protein produces the protein MRKSIVNVGRGNKSKQGFGKRYSLITVLVVVILTLAACGKSQASSSIDLDQINNRGYIIMGIDDTFAPMGFRNNAGELVGFDVDLAKEVFKRANIEVRFQPIEWAMKETELNTGNIDLIWNGYSITEERKEKVIFTKPYLENKQIIVTLSDSKIENKEDLKNKKVAVQNGSSAMDAVMRESDLVEQFEGGEPLLFDTNNEAFMDLEAGRSDAVVADEVLARYYVKQKGDEKYRILTEDFGKEEYGIGIRNTNKDILKLLDDIIDEMRSDGSYDEIYSKWFSEN, from the coding sequence ATGAGAAAAAGTATTGTTAATGTAGGAAGAGGAAATAAAAGCAAGCAAGGTTTCGGAAAGAGGTATAGTTTAATAACTGTATTGGTAGTTGTAATATTAACTCTTGCAGCATGTGGCAAAAGCCAAGCTAGCTCTAGTATAGATTTAGATCAAATTAATAATAGAGGTTATATTATAATGGGTATTGACGACACCTTTGCGCCTATGGGCTTTAGAAATAATGCAGGAGAATTGGTTGGATTTGACGTTGATTTAGCTAAAGAAGTTTTTAAACGAGCAAACATAGAAGTAAGGTTTCAACCAATAGAATGGGCTATGAAAGAAACGGAGCTTAACACAGGTAATATTGACTTAATTTGGAATGGATATTCAATTACTGAAGAAAGAAAAGAAAAGGTGATTTTTACTAAACCTTATCTTGAAAATAAGCAGATAATTGTTACATTATCGGATTCAAAAATAGAAAATAAAGAAGACTTAAAAAATAAAAAAGTGGCTGTTCAAAATGGATCTAGTGCAATGGATGCTGTAATGAGAGAATCCGATTTAGTAGAACAATTTGAAGGTGGAGAGCCACTATTATTCGATACAAACAACGAAGCCTTTATGGATTTAGAGGCTGGAAGAAGTGATGCTGTTGTAGCCGATGAAGTACTTGCAAGATATTATGTTAAGCAAAAGGGAGATGAAAAGTACAGAATTTTAACAGAGGACTTTGGTAAAGAAGAGTATGGAATAGGAATTAGAAATACAAATAAAGATATCTTAAAATTACTTGATGATATTATAGATGAAATGAGATCAGATGGTTCCTATGACGAAATATATAGTAAGTGGTTTAGTGAAAATTAA
- the glpX gene encoding class II fructose-bisphosphatase: MDRNLALNLVRVTEAASIGAAKYMGRGDKNAADQAGVDGMRKMFQTMSIEGVVVIGEGEMDEAPMLYIGEVVGAGGQGASKVDIAVDPVDGTTSVAKGLPNAIAVVAMAPRGCLLNAPDMYMDKIAVGPKAAGKIHIDAPIHENLRITAESLNKSITDLTVTMLDRPRHEDIIRQCREAGARIKLFRDGDVAAAMATCFDHTGVDIMLGIGGAPEGVIAAAALKCLGGEFQGKLVPYTDEERQRCIKMGASIEKVYSMEDLVKGNEVYFAATGISDGELLKGVVYTGNNTAKTHSVVMRAETGTIRFVEAIHRLNKKPKYAY, translated from the coding sequence ATGGATAGAAATTTAGCGCTTAACCTAGTTAGAGTAACTGAGGCTGCATCAATTGGTGCTGCTAAATATATGGGTAGAGGAGATAAAAACGCTGCAGACCAAGCTGGTGTAGATGGAATGCGTAAAATGTTTCAAACAATGAGTATAGAAGGTGTGGTAGTTATTGGAGAAGGTGAAATGGACGAAGCACCTATGCTATATATAGGAGAAGTTGTTGGAGCAGGAGGACAAGGTGCTTCGAAGGTAGATATTGCAGTAGATCCTGTAGACGGTACTACTTCTGTAGCTAAGGGACTTCCTAATGCGATTGCTGTAGTAGCTATGGCTCCGAGAGGATGCTTATTAAATGCACCTGATATGTATATGGATAAAATTGCAGTAGGACCTAAGGCTGCTGGTAAAATTCATATTGATGCACCAATACATGAGAATCTACGTATTACTGCAGAATCATTAAATAAAAGCATTACAGATTTAACTGTAACTATGCTAGATAGACCTAGACACGAAGATATAATAAGACAATGTCGTGAAGCAGGAGCAAGGATCAAACTATTTAGAGATGGTGATGTAGCTGCTGCCATGGCAACATGTTTTGATCATACTGGTGTGGATATTATGTTAGGTATTGGCGGTGCTCCTGAAGGGGTAATTGCAGCCGCTGCATTAAAATGTCTAGGCGGGGAGTTTCAAGGAAAGCTTGTTCCATATACAGATGAAGAAAGACAAAGATGTATTAAAATGGGAGCTAGTATAGAAAAAGTGTATTCTATGGAAGACTTAGTAAAAGGCAATGAAGTGTATTTTGCGGCTACAGGTATTTCAGATGGGGAATTATTAAAGGGTGTTGTTTATACTGGTAACAATACTGCTAAAACTCATTCTGTTGTTATGAGGGCGGAAACTGGTACCATCCGTTTTGTAGAAGCGATTCATAGATTAAATAAAAAGCCAAAGTATGCTTATTAG
- the glpX gene encoding class II fructose-bisphosphatase — protein MDRNLALELVRVTETAALASAGYMGMGDKEAADQAAVDGMRRAFSSLSIKGTVVIGEGELDEAPMLYIGEEVGCCKDGDMEVDIAVDPLEGTTLIAKGLPNAIAVLAMAPKGCLLHAPDTYMKKIAVGPKAKGVIDINASVKDNLEAVAKALNKNIEDLTVTVQDRPRHDQLIKDIRDAGARIKLFSDGDVATAIATGFDETGIDIMMGIGGAPEGVIAAVALKCLGGDMQGILYPMSPEEDERCRAMGLSEEDVKKVLYLDDLVSSEDCFFAATGITQGDLLSGVVYTGNNRASTHSVVMRGQTGTIRFVEADHRLDKNDTLVEVMNKHRKIR, from the coding sequence ATGGATAGAAATTTGGCCCTAGAATTAGTCCGTGTAACAGAGACAGCTGCTTTGGCTTCTGCTGGTTATATGGGTATGGGAGATAAGGAAGCGGCGGATCAAGCGGCAGTAGATGGTATGAGAAGAGCATTTTCAAGTCTTTCTATAAAAGGAACAGTTGTAATAGGTGAAGGTGAGCTTGATGAAGCTCCAATGCTATATATAGGTGAAGAGGTAGGATGTTGTAAGGATGGAGATATGGAAGTAGATATTGCAGTAGATCCATTAGAAGGAACAACTCTAATTGCAAAAGGACTTCCTAATGCTATTGCAGTATTGGCCATGGCACCAAAGGGGTGTTTACTGCACGCACCAGATACTTATATGAAAAAGATTGCTGTAGGCCCTAAAGCAAAGGGAGTAATAGATATTAATGCATCTGTTAAAGATAACCTAGAAGCTGTGGCAAAGGCTCTAAATAAAAATATAGAAGATTTAACAGTAACAGTGCAAGATAGACCAAGACACGATCAACTTATTAAAGATATTCGTGATGCTGGTGCTAGAATTAAGCTTTTTAGCGATGGAGATGTGGCTACTGCAATTGCTACTGGTTTTGATGAGACGGGTATAGATATTATGATGGGTATCGGCGGTGCTCCAGAAGGGGTTATTGCTGCCGTAGCTCTTAAATGCTTAGGCGGGGATATGCAAGGCATACTATATCCTATGAGTCCAGAAGAGGATGAAAGATGTAGAGCTATGGGACTTTCTGAGGAAGATGTTAAGAAGGTACTATATCTTGATGATTTAGTAAGTAGTGAAGATTGTTTCTTTGCTGCGACTGGTATTACCCAAGGAGATCTTTTAAGTGGTGTTGTTTATACTGGAAACAACAGAGCTTCTACTCATTCTGTTGTTATGAGGGGACAAACTGGAACCATTCGTTTTGTAGAAGCAGACCATCGTTTAGATAAAAATGATACTTTAGTTGAAGTAATGAATAAACATAGAAAAATAAGATAA
- a CDS encoding sirohydrochlorin cobaltochelatase, whose translation MKKAIIVVSFGTTYELTRKLCIESIENRIKEKYEDFLVVRAFTSQMVINKLKKRDNYFVDNPMEALYRIKEEKIYNIFIQPLHIIPGYEYEKLLKQVEKFNSENSDFNIKIGRPLLYADSDYIKVVEALDLDGNNKDKAIVFMGHGTEHSADNAYIKLEETFNERWYKNIYIGTVEGNKTIDDIVPHLKENNIKKVDLMPFMLVAGDHAINDMASEEEDSWRSRLVSEGIETNVVLKGLGEVEGIQNIYMEHLEDILTK comes from the coding sequence ATGAAAAAGGCTATTATTGTTGTCAGCTTTGGTACTACCTATGAGCTAACTAGAAAATTATGTATAGAAAGCATTGAAAACAGAATAAAGGAAAAATATGAAGATTTTTTAGTAGTTAGGGCATTTACTTCTCAGATGGTAATAAATAAATTAAAGAAAAGGGATAACTATTTTGTAGATAATCCAATGGAAGCCTTATATAGGATTAAGGAAGAGAAAATATATAATATATTTATTCAGCCCCTTCATATAATTCCTGGCTATGAGTATGAAAAATTATTAAAGCAAGTTGAAAAGTTTAATAGTGAAAATAGTGATTTTAACATAAAAATAGGTAGGCCCTTACTTTATGCAGATTCAGACTATATTAAGGTTGTAGAAGCACTAGACTTAGATGGAAACAATAAAGATAAGGCAATAGTATTTATGGGACATGGTACAGAACATTCTGCGGACAATGCTTATATTAAACTAGAAGAAACATTTAATGAGAGATGGTATAAAAATATATACATTGGTACAGTAGAAGGCAATAAAACTATAGATGATATAGTTCCTCATTTAAAGGAAAATAATATTAAAAAAGTTGATTTAATGCCATTTATGCTAGTAGCAGGGGATCATGCCATAAATGATATGGCATCGGAGGAAGAAGATTCTTGGAGAAGTAGGCTTGTATCAGAGGGGATAGAAACAAATGTAGTATTAAAAGGCCTAGGAGAAGTAGAAGGTATACAAAACATATATATGGAGCATTTAGAAGATATATTAACAAAGTAA
- a CDS encoding energy-coupling factor ABC transporter ATP-binding protein, translating to MIKVESLEFKYEDGTKALDNINIDLNKGKTIGVIGANGSGKSTLFLNMIGILKPNKGCVKYNGSKINYNKKYLREYRKKINIVFQDPEKQLFYSNVYDDVAFPLRNLNISEDKIKVRVEAALKKVNAYEFKDKPVHFLSYGQKKRVAMAGVLVMDSQVILLDEPTSGLDPYMTKEIKNIIKEVATEKYIVVSSHDMDLIYDVCDYIYVLGRGEILGEGLVEEVFLKEDLLERALLEKPWLVKIHKILGTPLFKTEEQLFDYGIQKHM from the coding sequence ATGATTAAGGTAGAGTCTCTAGAATTTAAATATGAAGATGGCACTAAGGCATTAGATAATATAAACATAGATTTAAACAAGGGAAAAACTATAGGAGTTATTGGAGCTAATGGCTCTGGGAAGTCTACGCTGTTTCTAAATATGATAGGTATTTTAAAGCCTAATAAGGGTTGTGTAAAGTATAATGGGTCCAAAATAAACTACAACAAGAAATACCTAAGGGAATATAGAAAGAAGATTAATATTGTATTCCAAGACCCAGAAAAGCAATTGTTTTACTCCAATGTATATGATGACGTAGCCTTTCCCCTTAGAAATTTAAATATTTCTGAGGATAAGATTAAGGTGAGGGTTGAGGCTGCTCTTAAAAAAGTAAATGCCTATGAGTTTAAAGATAAACCAGTTCATTTTTTAAGCTATGGCCAGAAAAAAAGAGTTGCTATGGCAGGTGTATTAGTAATGGATTCTCAAGTAATATTGTTGGATGAACCAACTAGTGGATTAGATCCCTATATGACTAAGGAAATAAAAAATATAATTAAAGAAGTAGCTACTGAAAAATATATTGTAGTATCAAGCCATGATATGGACCTAATATATGATGTGTGCGATTATATTTATGTTTTAGGAAGAGGAGAAATATTAGGAGAAGGACTAGTGGAAGAAGTATTTTTGAAGGAGGATTTACTAGAAAGAGCCCTCCTCGAAAAACCTTGGCTAGTAAAGATCCATAAAATTTTAGGCACACCATTGTTTAAAACGGAAGAGCAATTATTTGATTATGGTATTCAAAAACATATGTAA
- the cbiQ gene encoding cobalt ECF transporter T component CbiQ — protein MAKFIFAIGALNIAVLINNLYINISIFFIMAFLTTFVANIPFNKYFKILIIPFGFLAVSIITILIGISNVDIFIWSIKIWNKYIGITYQSLIDVLHIIMRVLAAISSTFFLGLTTPLNNIIKVLKKIKIPNLLIELLVLIYRFIFIFLKEANEIYTIQEMKFGYTGFKNSYRSVSLLIKHLFVRVLTKYESMVIALDSKLYDGEFKIGD, from the coding sequence ATGGCGAAGTTTATCTTTGCTATAGGGGCCTTGAATATTGCAGTGTTAATAAATAATTTGTATATAAACATATCTATATTTTTTATTATGGCATTTTTAACTACCTTTGTAGCAAATATCCCATTTAATAAATATTTTAAAATATTAATTATACCTTTTGGGTTTTTAGCTGTAAGTATTATTACTATATTAATAGGTATATCTAATGTAGATATATTTATTTGGAGCATTAAGATTTGGAATAAGTATATAGGGATTACATATCAATCTTTAATAGATGTGCTGCATATTATTATGAGGGTATTGGCGGCCATATCTTCAACATTTTTTTTAGGATTAACCACACCTTTAAACAATATTATTAAGGTACTTAAAAAAATTAAAATTCCAAACTTGTTAATAGAGCTACTAGTATTGATATATAGATTTATTTTTATTTTTCTAAAAGAAGCAAATGAAATTTATACTATTCAAGAGATGAAGTTCGGATATACAGGTTTTAAAAATAGCTATAGATCTGTTTCATTACTTATTAAGCATTTATTTGTAAGGGTTTTAACTAAGTATGAGAGCATGGTTATCGCCTTGGATAGTAAACTATACGATGGAGAATTTAAAATAGGTGATTAG
- a CDS encoding energy-coupling factor ABC transporter substrate-binding protein, which translates to MKQLSKKNLLLFLLAIVVIVAPLIINSSADFEGADGEGEELIQVIAPDYEPWFESIWEPPSGEVESLLFSVQVAIGAGAIGYILGSMKEKKKLALNR; encoded by the coding sequence TTGAAACAGTTAAGTAAAAAGAATTTATTGCTTTTTTTATTGGCTATTGTTGTTATAGTAGCGCCACTAATTATTAATAGCAGTGCTGATTTTGAAGGGGCAGACGGTGAGGGTGAAGAGTTAATTCAAGTTATTGCCCCAGACTATGAGCCTTGGTTTGAAAGTATATGGGAGCCGCCGAGTGGAGAAGTTGAAAGCTTGTTATTCTCTGTTCAGGTAGCAATTGGAGCAGGAGCAATAGGCTATATTTTAGGCTCCATGAAGGAGAAGAAAAAACTTGCTCTTAATAGATAA
- a CDS encoding energy-coupling factor ABC transporter permease has protein sequence MKNKKTVLLSIALLLVITPEVVHAMHIMEGFLPAKWAILWSAITIPFFIIGIKKVSTILKEDTNKKVLLGLAGGFVFVLSALKIPSVTGSSSHPTGVGLGAILFGPTTMTVIGIIVLLFQALLLAHGGLTTLGANGFSMAVAGPFVSYFIYRILKKRNVNMTFTVFLAACIGNLITYVVTAFQLALAFPDPISGFVGSLGKFLTVFAVTQIPLAIVEGLLTSIIYNLLAEYNKEGVVSLETVK, from the coding sequence ATGAAAAACAAAAAAACAGTACTTTTATCCATCGCATTGCTTCTAGTAATAACGCCAGAAGTGGTACATGCAATGCACATTATGGAAGGCTTTTTGCCTGCTAAGTGGGCGATTTTATGGTCAGCTATTACTATTCCATTTTTTATTATTGGAATAAAAAAAGTAAGTACCATTCTAAAGGAGGACACCAATAAAAAGGTACTATTAGGTTTGGCAGGAGGTTTTGTGTTTGTTTTATCTGCACTAAAAATACCATCGGTAACAGGGAGTTCGTCTCATCCTACTGGAGTAGGATTGGGAGCAATATTATTTGGACCCACCACTATGACTGTTATAGGAATAATTGTTTTACTGTTCCAGGCATTACTACTTGCCCATGGTGGATTAACTACATTAGGAGCTAATGGATTTTCCATGGCAGTTGCAGGGCCTTTTGTATCCTACTTTATTTATAGGATACTTAAGAAAAGAAATGTAAATATGACCTTTACTGTATTTTTAGCTGCTTGTATTGGTAACTTAATTACTTATGTTGTTACAGCCTTCCAACTAGCATTGGCATTTCCTGACCCTATTTCAGGCTTTGTTGGTTCTCTAGGGAAATTTTTAACAGTATTTGCAGTTACACAAATTCCATTGGCTATAGTGGAAGGATTACTTACAAGCATTATTTATAATTTATTAGCAGAATACAACAAGGAAGGAGTCGTTAGCCTTGAAACAGTTAAGTAA
- the fsa gene encoding fructose-6-phosphate aldolase, with protein MKLFIDSANIDEIREISKWGILSGVTTNPSLIAKEGRDLKQVIEEITQLVDGPISAEVVGETAEEMVSEAEDLIKIHSNVVIKVPMTEEGLKAVSNFSSRGIKTNVTLVFSATQALLAARAGASFVSPFLGRLDDIGYDGVQLVEEIAHIFEVHNISTEIIAASTRHNLHVVDAAKAGSHIATIPYNILKQMVKHPLTDIGIEKFLADWEKTKR; from the coding sequence TTGAAATTATTTATTGACAGTGCAAATATAGACGAGATTAGGGAAATAAGCAAATGGGGGATTCTATCAGGTGTTACTACAAATCCGTCCCTTATTGCAAAAGAAGGAAGAGATTTAAAACAGGTTATAGAGGAAATTACACAATTAGTGGATGGTCCTATTAGTGCAGAAGTTGTAGGTGAAACTGCAGAGGAAATGGTAAGTGAAGCTGAAGATCTTATAAAAATTCATTCAAACGTAGTTATTAAAGTACCTATGACAGAGGAAGGGCTAAAAGCTGTAAGTAACTTTAGTAGTAGAGGAATAAAAACAAATGTGACTTTAGTTTTTTCAGCTACTCAAGCTTTATTAGCAGCTAGAGCAGGTGCTAGTTTTGTAAGTCCGTTTCTTGGTCGATTGGATGATATCGGTTATGATGGAGTTCAATTGGTTGAAGAGATTGCTCACATTTTTGAGGTGCATAATATTAGTACAGAAATAATTGCTGCAAGTACTCGTCATAATCTTCATGTAGTAGATGCGGCTAAGGCTGGGTCACATATAGCGACTATACCATATAATATATTAAAGCAAATGGTTAAGCATCCTTTAACAGATATAGGTATAGAGAAGTTTCTAGCCGATTGGGAAAAGACTAAAAGATAA
- a CDS encoding 3-keto-5-aminohexanoate cleavage protein, whose translation MDKLIITAALTGAEVTRKNQPNLPLTPDEIAEAAYQCYLAGASIVHIHARDKEGNPTQSYDVYKEIKEKIESKCNIIFQPSTGGAVWHGPDERLQPVELKPEMATLSAGTCNFGPDVFMNSQEYMEKFAIRMKELGVKPEIEVFERGMIENAKGLVKKGLVGTPLHFDFVLGVPGACPATAEDLMYMVKSIPEGSTWTVAGIGRHELPLATMGILLGGHVRVGFEDNVYYGRGQLAESNAQLVERVVRIAKELGREIATPDEAREILKI comes from the coding sequence ATGGATAAATTAATTATTACAGCTGCTTTAACGGGGGCAGAAGTAACTAGAAAAAATCAACCTAACCTGCCATTAACACCAGATGAAATAGCAGAGGCGGCTTATCAGTGTTACTTAGCAGGAGCTTCTATAGTACATATTCATGCACGAGATAAAGAAGGTAATCCAACTCAATCATATGACGTATATAAGGAAATAAAAGAAAAGATAGAATCAAAATGTAATATTATTTTTCAGCCTTCTACAGGTGGTGCAGTTTGGCATGGACCAGACGAAAGACTACAGCCTGTAGAATTGAAACCTGAAATGGCTACACTTAGTGCTGGCACATGTAACTTTGGTCCAGATGTTTTCATGAACTCACAGGAGTATATGGAAAAGTTTGCTATTAGAATGAAGGAACTAGGTGTAAAGCCTGAGATTGAAGTTTTTGAAAGAGGAATGATTGAAAACGCTAAAGGTCTTGTTAAAAAAGGGCTAGTAGGTACACCACTCCATTTTGATTTTGTACTTGGGGTTCCTGGAGCTTGTCCAGCTACAGCAGAAGACCTTATGTATATGGTAAAGTCTATTCCGGAAGGTTCTACTTGGACTGTGGCAGGTATAGGTAGACATGAGCTACCTCTAGCTACAATGGGGATTTTGCTAGGCGGTCATGTTAGGGTAGGCTTTGAAGATAATGTTTATTATGGAAGAGGACAGTTAGCAGAATCAAATGCTCAATTGGTGGAAAGAGTAGTTAGAATAGCAAAGGAATTAGGTAGAGAGATTGCTACTCCTGATGAAGCTAGAGAAATATTAAAAATTTAG
- a CDS encoding hotdog domain-containing protein, giving the protein MKSMIRMRMSAADAHYGGNLVDGAKMLQLFGDVATELLIRNDGDEGLFVGYESVEFTAPVYAGDYIEAVGEITNVGNSSRKMTFEARKVIVPRPDISDSACDVLEEAIVVCRAVGTCVVPKVKQRK; this is encoded by the coding sequence ATGAAGTCTATGATTAGAATGAGGATGAGCGCAGCAGATGCACACTATGGTGGGAATTTAGTAGATGGTGCGAAAATGCTTCAGCTTTTTGGTGATGTAGCAACAGAGCTTCTTATTAGAAATGATGGTGACGAAGGACTTTTTGTAGGCTACGAAAGTGTAGAGTTTACAGCACCTGTATATGCAGGAGATTATATAGAAGCAGTTGGCGAAATTACTAATGTTGGTAATTCATCTAGAAAGATGACATTTGAGGCTAGAAAAGTTATTGTTCCTAGACCAGACATTAGTGACTCTGCCTGCGATGTGCTAGAAGAGGCCATAGTTGTTTGTAGAGCAGTAGGTACCTGCGTAGTACCTAAGGTTAAACAAAGAAAATAA
- a CDS encoding sodium-dependent transporter: MIDLNEKKARDQWGSRFGFIMAAAGSAIGLGNLWKFPYMAGKNGGGAFVFVYFIILLLVGFTLMLAEIVLGRNTQLSAVGAYKKLSEKWSWLGAMGVLAGFLILSFYSVVGGWVINYIVRSVTGVLNTADIDMLGSLFGGLITSPVEPLIYHAIFMVITLAIVMGGISGGIEKASKILMPALFIMMFIVMLRSLTLEGAMEGVKFLLAPDFSAINASVILAALGQVFFSLSLGMGCMITYGSYLSKDEDLVQSAMIIPLLDTAIALLAGLTILPAVFAFGFNPGEGPGLLFVTLPAVFSKMPLGSLFAFIFFTLVLFAALTSAISLLEVTVSYMVDEFKWERKKATFTMAAIIFLVGATASLGLGVWSNIKIIGGRDIFDSLDFTASNILLPLGGMLMCIFIGWVWGLENAIKEASNEGKLTFKLAPFWGFLVKWVAPVAIGIVFLNSTGLLDIIKGLF, from the coding sequence ATGATCGATTTAAACGAAAAGAAAGCAAGGGATCAGTGGGGTTCAAGATTCGGGTTCATTATGGCAGCTGCTGGATCGGCAATAGGCTTAGGCAACCTTTGGAAATTTCCATACATGGCTGGAAAAAATGGCGGTGGCGCATTTGTTTTTGTATATTTCATTATTTTGTTATTAGTAGGATTTACGCTGATGTTAGCTGAGATAGTTCTAGGTAGGAATACTCAATTAAGCGCTGTAGGTGCATATAAAAAACTTAGTGAAAAGTGGTCGTGGTTAGGTGCTATGGGTGTCCTTGCTGGATTTTTAATTCTTTCTTTCTATAGTGTTGTTGGTGGTTGGGTAATAAATTATATAGTCAGATCAGTTACTGGAGTATTGAACACCGCTGATATAGATATGCTAGGAAGCCTATTTGGCGGACTAATTACTAGTCCTGTTGAGCCACTTATTTACCACGCAATTTTTATGGTTATTACATTAGCAATTGTTATGGGTGGTATCAGTGGAGGAATTGAAAAAGCTTCTAAAATATTAATGCCTGCACTATTTATTATGATGTTTATTGTTATGCTTCGTTCTCTTACCCTTGAAGGAGCTATGGAAGGAGTTAAATTCCTATTAGCGCCAGACTTTTCAGCTATTAATGCTTCAGTTATATTAGCGGCTTTAGGTCAAGTTTTCTTCTCCCTAAGCCTTGGTATGGGATGTATGATAACCTATGGTAGTTATTTAAGTAAAGATGAAGACCTAGTACAAAGTGCTATGATTATACCATTGTTAGATACAGCTATAGCTTTACTTGCAGGGTTAACCATCTTACCAGCAGTATTCGCATTTGGATTTAATCCGGGTGAAGGTCCAGGGCTTCTATTCGTTACACTTCCTGCTGTATTTTCAAAAATGCCGCTTGGTAGCTTATTTGCATTCATATTCTTTACATTAGTGTTGTTCGCGGCTTTAACATCAGCTATTTCCTTATTAGAAGTAACTGTTTCTTATATGGTAGATGAATTTAAATGGGAACGTAAGAAAGCAACATTTACTATGGCAGCTATTATTTTCTTAGTAGGGGCTACTGCGTCCCTAGGACTTGGAGTATGGTCTAATATTAAAATAATTGGTGGAAGAGATATATTCGACTCCTTAGACTTTACAGCAAGTAATATTCTACTTCCTTTAGGTGGAATGCTAATGTGCATCTTTATAGGTTGGGTATGGGGTCTTGAAAATGCCATTAAAGAAGCTTCTAACGAAGGAAAACTTACATTTAAATTAGCTCCTTTCTGGGGTTTCTTAGTAAAATGGGTTGCACCTGTTGCTATAGGCATTGTTTTTCTAAATTCTACAGGATTGCTAGATATCATTAAAGGACTATTCTAA